In the Cytobacillus luteolus genome, TAAGCCAGAAAATATTGTCATCATTGGTGCTAGGTCATTAGATGAAGGTGAAAAGATTCTTATCAAAGAATTAGGTATTAAAGTATATACAATGCATGAGATTGATCGAATTGGTATGACTAAGGTTATGGAGGAAACAATCTCTTATCTAAAAGATCGTACAGACGGAGTTCACTTATCATTAGATTTAGATGGCTTAGATCCTCATGATGCACCAGGAGTAGGGACTCCTGTAATTGGAGGTATTAGTTATAGAGAAAGTCATTTAGCGATGGAAATGCTGGCTGAAGCTGGTGTAATAACTTCTGCAGAGTTTGTAGAGGTCAATCCAATTCTAGATGAAAGAAATAAAACGGCATCAGTGGCAGTAGCACTAATGGGTTCGTTGTTTGGAGAGAAATTGTTATAGTAGTCTATTAGAGCAAAACAGTAACTCAGGAGGTGAGTTACTGTTTTATATTTATCATTTGAAGTTTTTGATATTCAATGAGTAGATTATCAAGTGTGCAAGATAGCTTTATGACCTCATCTTCTTTTAGCGAAGTATTCGTTGCCAACTGAACCATTCTTTCTCTGTAATGTTCGATTTTATCCATTAACTGCTGTTCGTTATTAGTCATGATAAATCCTCCTTTAGGATGGGACTTATAAATTATTTAACCAATTTTGAAGTTTTTTAAACATCTCCTCCTAATATTTGCTAAAATATAAAATGTGAAAATAAATTGAAACCTTTTTTATTTTCAATCGTAAAATACATAGACCCGCAGTGAAGCGGAGGTTATATAATGGAAACAATCGTAAAAAATAGAATAAAGCAAATAAAAAATGGTGACCAAAATGCCTTCGCTGAAATAGTTGAACTATACAAAGATAAAGTATTCCAGTTGTGTTATAGGATGCTGGGAAACAGGCATGAGGCAGAAGATATAGCACAGGAAGCTTTCTTAAGGGCTTATGTTAATATTCATAGCTATGATACAAAGAGAAAGTTTTCAACTTGGCTTTACAGGATTGCAACCAATCTATCAATAGACAGGATTCGAAAGAAGAAACCTGATTATTATTTGGATGCTGAAGTAGCCGGTGCTGAAGGTCTAACAATGTACTCTCAGGTTGCTGCAGATGTTTCACTTCCAGAAGATGAGGTAGAGAGTTTAGAATTACAGGAAACAATCCAAAAAGAAATTCTAAAGCTACCTGATAAATACCGTTCAGTCATCGTGTTGAAATACATTGACGAATTATCTTTAAAGG is a window encoding:
- the sigW gene encoding RNA polymerase sigma factor SigW, whose protein sequence is METIVKNRIKQIKNGDQNAFAEIVELYKDKVFQLCYRMLGNRHEAEDIAQEAFLRAYVNIHSYDTKRKFSTWLYRIATNLSIDRIRKKKPDYYLDAEVAGAEGLTMYSQVAADVSLPEDEVESLELQETIQKEILKLPDKYRSVIVLKYIDELSLKEISEILDLPVGTVKTRIHRGREALRNQLRHL
- a CDS encoding aspartyl-phosphate phosphatase Spo0E family protein encodes the protein MTNNEQQLMDKIEHYRERMVQLATNTSLKEDEVIKLSCTLDNLLIEYQKLQMINIKQ